Proteins from a genomic interval of Salinarchaeum sp. Harcht-Bsk1:
- a CDS encoding RIO1 family regulatory kinase/ATPase has product MDLRELVRGTVDWETLEAIARELAERSDRDVVRIEFMEADNWLSTPLVVDEEWFVKVITPQNARVHGVLTGARNLGMFSRGTEGFFSRFDGPVEMGEHEIEATRRMREIGLDAPEPLEVFEAQGLGVVVLEYLDDYRTLEDLDVEALDGVATSTAAALSTMHEHGLAHGDFREENVLVVDETPHFIDATLVDEAGLADARAYDLACLLAVLEPRIGAARTVEIAAASYDVETVLDASRYLDFVNLRPDHEFDAALLKGEIEKTADA; this is encoded by the coding sequence GTGGACCTGCGCGAACTCGTCCGCGGAACGGTCGACTGGGAGACGCTCGAAGCGATCGCACGGGAACTCGCCGAGCGCTCCGACCGGGACGTCGTCCGGATCGAGTTCATGGAGGCGGACAACTGGCTCTCGACGCCGCTGGTCGTCGACGAAGAGTGGTTCGTGAAGGTGATCACGCCACAGAACGCCCGCGTGCACGGCGTGCTCACCGGTGCGCGGAACCTGGGGATGTTTTCGAGGGGAACGGAGGGCTTCTTCTCGCGGTTCGACGGCCCCGTCGAGATGGGCGAACACGAGATCGAAGCGACCCGGAGGATGCGGGAGATCGGCCTCGACGCCCCGGAGCCACTGGAGGTATTCGAGGCCCAAGGACTCGGGGTCGTCGTCCTCGAATACCTCGACGACTATCGGACGCTCGAGGACCTGGACGTCGAGGCGCTCGATGGCGTCGCTACATCGACCGCCGCAGCCCTCTCGACGATGCACGAGCACGGTCTCGCTCACGGTGACTTTCGGGAGGAGAACGTGCTGGTCGTCGACGAGACGCCCCACTTCATCGACGCGACGCTCGTCGACGAGGCGGGGCTCGCAGACGCCAGAGCGTACGACCTCGCCTGCCTGCTCGCGGTACTGGAGCCACGCATCGGCGCGGCGCGCACCGTCGAGATCGCAGCGGCGTCGTACGACGTAGAGACGGTACTCGACGCGAGCCGGTACCTGGATTTCGTCAACCTCCGACCGGACCACGAGTTCGACGCAGCACTGCTCAAGGGCGAGATCGAGAAAACAGCCGACGCCTGA
- a CDS encoding DUF6517 family protein, with product MQSRRSFLATGTVGAIAATAGCLDFILGDDLSFSASEASVSDAALRETDYEQRRTKKQSFEKSFEVGGESRSVEVTNVYAEYDRSIDLSVVGLGDQRAATFTAAATPKVDVLGQSFNPIKDMSPAEIIGRAQNRYDGFGNLRQRSELTVSLLGKEANVTRFTGDAELSNMGQTVEIELQVSEAVGSGDDYVLAVGGYPRRLSDRGRASYETLAGGVQHDG from the coding sequence ATGCAATCACGCCGCTCTTTCCTCGCGACCGGCACAGTGGGTGCGATCGCAGCCACTGCTGGCTGTCTGGACTTCATCCTCGGTGACGACCTCAGCTTCTCGGCATCGGAGGCAAGCGTCTCCGACGCCGCGCTTCGGGAGACCGACTACGAGCAGCGCCGGACGAAGAAGCAGAGCTTCGAGAAGTCGTTCGAAGTCGGTGGCGAAAGTCGGTCGGTCGAGGTCACCAACGTCTACGCCGAGTACGACCGCAGCATCGACCTCTCGGTCGTCGGCCTCGGCGATCAGCGAGCGGCGACGTTCACGGCCGCCGCGACCCCGAAGGTGGATGTCCTCGGCCAGTCGTTCAATCCGATCAAGGACATGTCGCCTGCGGAAATCATTGGCCGGGCCCAGAACCGCTACGACGGGTTCGGCAACCTCCGGCAGCGAAGCGAACTGACGGTCAGCCTGCTCGGCAAGGAGGCGAACGTCACCCGGTTCACTGGCGACGCAGAGCTCTCCAACATGGGCCAGACCGTCGAGATCGAACTCCAGGTGTCCGAGGCCGTCGGCTCCGGCGACGACTACGTCCTCGCCGTCGGGGGCTATCCGCGACGGCTCTCCGATCGCGGGCGAGCGAGCTACGAGACGCTCGCCGGTGGCGTCCAACACGACGGGTAG
- a CDS encoding radical SAM protein produces MISEGCEQCAKGGKLVLFVYGYCDERDCFYCPLGENRKNVTDVYANERKVESDEDVLEEAHRMDALGSSITGGEPQEALGRTCHYLELLKDEFGEEHHTHLYTGITGGRENMRRLSEAGLDEIRFHPPLEQWGDLHGTEWEDILYIAREEGLTPAFEIPGIRAEEEFLEFLDEGAADFCNVNEFEMSDGNFRRMQEEGFERKEDHMSAVADTRDEILDVMGDHERVYFCTSVFKDAAQHRRRLKRMARNVRRPFDDVTDDGTLVYGKTWADPERFEALGVPEEFYTVKSDHVEVAWWLLEEMVADGDLERGEIVEQYPNYDGHVVERTPVA; encoded by the coding sequence ATGATCTCCGAGGGCTGCGAGCAGTGTGCCAAGGGCGGGAAGCTCGTCCTCTTCGTCTACGGCTACTGCGACGAGCGCGACTGCTTCTACTGCCCCCTCGGCGAGAACCGGAAGAACGTCACCGACGTCTACGCCAACGAGCGGAAAGTCGAATCCGACGAGGACGTCCTCGAAGAGGCCCACCGGATGGACGCGCTAGGCTCCTCGATCACCGGGGGCGAACCCCAGGAAGCCCTCGGGCGGACCTGTCATTACCTGGAACTGCTCAAGGACGAGTTCGGCGAAGAGCACCACACCCACCTCTATACCGGCATCACCGGCGGCCGCGAGAACATGCGCCGCCTGAGCGAGGCCGGTCTCGACGAGATTCGCTTCCACCCGCCGCTCGAGCAGTGGGGCGACCTCCACGGGACCGAGTGGGAGGACATCCTCTACATCGCCCGCGAAGAGGGTCTCACGCCCGCCTTCGAGATTCCGGGCATCCGTGCGGAGGAGGAGTTCCTCGAGTTCCTCGACGAGGGCGCAGCGGACTTCTGTAACGTCAACGAGTTCGAGATGTCCGACGGGAACTTCCGCCGGATGCAGGAGGAAGGGTTCGAGCGCAAGGAAGACCACATGAGCGCCGTCGCCGACACCCGCGACGAAATCCTCGATGTGATGGGCGACCACGAACGGGTGTACTTCTGCACCTCCGTGTTCAAGGACGCGGCCCAGCACCGCCGCCGCCTGAAGCGAATGGCGCGCAACGTCCGGCGCCCCTTCGACGACGTGACCGACGACGGCACGCTGGTCTACGGGAAGACGTGGGCAGATCCCGAACGGTTCGAGGCGCTCGGCGTTCCCGAGGAGTTCTACACGGTCAAGTCCGACCACGTCGAGGTCGCCTGGTGGCTCCTCGAAGAGATGGTCGCGGACGGCGACCTCGAACGCGGGGAAATCGTCGAACAGTACCCGAACTACGACGGCCACGTCGTCGAGCGGACGCCAGTGGCGTAG
- a CDS encoding beta-propeller domain-containing protein, translating to MSTSNAGTILLVAVVLGVAVGLGGAVVLTDAGDSDGAPSSTDPFEDGSVGSVETFDSAAEYREYIQRGSSQSVHNFWGGPLVLTDVAVERDDAGGDGGMETAPTGDSSAESGTDGGGSTDDRRTSGTNVQVQGIDEPDIVKTDGEWVYYAGSNGRYWEQSERTQVLNASDTAHPARSGAIPAGGQLLRSGDTLVAIESDTLYGIDVSDPEDPEEQWRVPLNHSVQTARLANGSVYLVLSDQPTADGPCPIEPLGDGRASIPCTEVYHPGGGAGGDTTYTALSLDPESGDVQDRVSFVGSAQNTVVYVSQGSIYLTFEDSPTRSETRLAFFQGPGSEHLDQQAKDRLEEIASYDLSPQAASIEIETTIQRRIQRLPEDEREQAMREIEEDYQTYVSEHKRELVRTGIVRVGIDDSSLAVEETGEVPGRVHGQFSLSERNGYLHVATSVTPMGGQWENDLYTLDSSLEIEDSVTGMGTDQRIYSVRYVDDRAYLVTFRQVDPLHVIDISDPTDLELQGELQLPGYSDYLHPIGDDQLLGIGEEDGQVKATLFDVGDPNDPVVADDIHFEDYGTAISQTHHAFLIDQRHGVFFLPGSQGGHVVNYENGSLDRVTTVETDGPALRARYIGDHLYVFGTEEVVVVNENTWEETERIDLG from the coding sequence ATGTCGACCAGCAATGCCGGGACGATCCTCCTCGTCGCAGTCGTCCTCGGCGTCGCCGTCGGGCTCGGCGGTGCGGTGGTCCTGACCGACGCCGGCGACAGCGACGGTGCACCGAGCAGCACCGACCCGTTCGAGGACGGCTCGGTCGGGTCGGTCGAAACGTTCGACTCCGCCGCGGAGTACCGGGAGTACATCCAGCGTGGTTCCTCTCAGTCTGTCCACAACTTCTGGGGCGGGCCGCTCGTACTGACCGACGTCGCCGTCGAAAGGGACGACGCCGGCGGCGATGGAGGCATGGAGACCGCACCGACCGGCGACAGCAGTGCAGAGTCCGGAACGGACGGCGGCGGCTCCACCGACGATCGCCGGACGTCAGGGACGAACGTCCAGGTCCAGGGGATCGACGAGCCGGACATCGTCAAGACCGACGGAGAGTGGGTCTACTACGCCGGCTCGAACGGACGCTACTGGGAACAATCGGAGCGAACGCAGGTGCTCAACGCCAGCGACACTGCCCATCCCGCCCGTTCGGGTGCCATTCCGGCTGGCGGTCAGCTTCTCCGGTCCGGGGACACGCTGGTCGCTATCGAGTCGGACACGCTCTACGGCATCGACGTGAGCGACCCGGAGGATCCGGAAGAGCAGTGGCGGGTGCCGCTGAACCACTCCGTGCAGACGGCCCGCCTCGCCAATGGCTCCGTCTACCTCGTCCTCAGCGACCAGCCGACGGCGGACGGTCCCTGCCCGATCGAGCCACTCGGAGACGGCCGCGCCTCCATCCCCTGCACCGAGGTGTACCACCCCGGCGGCGGGGCTGGCGGCGACACGACCTACACCGCGCTCTCGCTCGACCCCGAGAGCGGCGACGTGCAGGATCGGGTCAGCTTCGTCGGCAGCGCGCAGAACACCGTCGTCTACGTCTCGCAGGGCTCGATCTACCTGACGTTCGAGGACTCGCCGACCCGCTCCGAGACGCGGCTCGCCTTCTTCCAGGGTCCCGGGAGCGAGCACCTCGACCAGCAGGCGAAGGATCGCCTCGAAGAGATCGCGAGCTACGACCTCTCGCCGCAGGCTGCCAGCATCGAGATCGAGACGACGATCCAGCGCCGGATCCAGCGCCTGCCCGAGGACGAACGCGAGCAGGCGATGCGCGAGATCGAAGAGGACTACCAGACCTACGTCTCCGAACACAAGCGCGAACTCGTCCGGACGGGCATCGTCCGGGTCGGCATCGACGACAGTTCGCTCGCCGTCGAGGAGACTGGCGAGGTTCCCGGACGGGTCCACGGCCAGTTCTCGCTCTCCGAGCGGAACGGCTACCTCCACGTCGCGACCTCCGTCACGCCGATGGGCGGCCAGTGGGAGAACGACCTCTACACGCTCGACTCCAGCCTCGAGATCGAGGACTCCGTGACTGGCATGGGCACCGACCAGCGGATCTACTCCGTCCGGTACGTCGACGATCGCGCGTACCTCGTCACGTTCCGGCAGGTGGATCCACTCCACGTGATCGACATCTCCGACCCGACCGACCTCGAACTCCAGGGCGAGCTACAGCTCCCTGGCTACTCCGACTACCTCCACCCGATCGGTGACGACCAGCTACTCGGGATCGGCGAGGAGGACGGCCAGGTCAAGGCGACGCTGTTCGACGTCGGCGACCCCAACGATCCGGTCGTCGCGGACGATATCCACTTCGAGGATTACGGGACCGCGATCTCCCAGACCCATCACGCGTTCCTGATCGACCAGCGCCACGGCGTGTTCTTCCTGCCCGGTAGCCAGGGCGGCCACGTGGTGAACTACGAGAACGGATCGCTGGATCGGGTCACGACGGTCGAGACCGACGGTCCCGCGCTGCGCGCCCGGTACATCGGTGACCACCTCTACGTGTTCGGCACGGAGGAGGTCGTCGTCGTGAACGAGAACACCTGGGAGGAAACCGAGCGGATCGATCTGGGCTGA
- a CDS encoding LURP-one-related/scramblase family protein, with amino-acid sequence MSAVTDDIDEISGVDLDDDEYEIVQSLVRNKYEAYDSNGDLVFKGKQKMFKMKEEFPFVDANGDELFTVTAGGILDVAGDYTLTDAETGEPIVVLDNNWSFLNDVWKIRHPQNEALVATIELQSVVSELVRRFVPYGTFLPHKYEITDVDDDHVGDIEGQLSLKDTYEVSIDDATDVPRDAVVAAACVIDAIEGN; translated from the coding sequence ATGAGCGCAGTCACCGACGACATCGACGAGATATCGGGTGTCGATCTCGACGACGACGAGTACGAGATCGTCCAGTCGCTGGTCCGGAACAAGTACGAGGCCTACGACTCGAACGGCGATCTCGTGTTCAAGGGCAAACAGAAGATGTTCAAGATGAAGGAGGAGTTCCCGTTCGTCGACGCAAACGGAGACGAACTCTTCACCGTCACGGCCGGCGGGATCCTCGACGTCGCGGGCGACTACACGCTCACCGACGCCGAGACCGGCGAACCCATCGTCGTCCTCGACAACAACTGGTCGTTCCTCAACGACGTCTGGAAGATCCGGCATCCACAGAACGAGGCGCTCGTCGCGACCATCGAACTCCAGAGCGTCGTCTCGGAACTGGTTCGCCGGTTCGTCCCGTACGGCACGTTCCTGCCCCACAAGTACGAGATCACCGACGTCGACGACGATCACGTCGGCGACATCGAGGGCCAGTTGAGCCTGAAGGACACCTACGAGGTCAGCATCGACGACGCCACGGACGTGCCGCGGGACGCGGTGGTTGCCGCTGCTTGTGTCATTGACGCGATTGAAGGGAACTGA
- a CDS encoding TRAM domain-containing protein, translated as MANCPLADECPSFSERIEGMGCTHYGDRGGKEWCNHYSQPIDDLKTQPVKQGEEVVVDVEDIHESGAGVGRTDDGFVVLVDGVLPDARAKVEITKVHSNHAKADELERLPMEPDEEETAEDAEATDEAEDAEDEDERRPHLGSREDFWGS; from the coding sequence ATGGCCAACTGTCCGCTGGCGGACGAGTGTCCCAGCTTCTCGGAGCGTATCGAGGGCATGGGATGCACTCACTACGGGGACCGGGGTGGCAAGGAGTGGTGCAACCACTACAGCCAGCCCATCGACGACCTGAAGACCCAGCCCGTAAAGCAGGGTGAGGAAGTCGTCGTCGACGTCGAGGACATCCACGAGAGCGGCGCTGGCGTCGGGCGGACCGACGACGGCTTCGTCGTCCTCGTCGACGGCGTGTTGCCCGACGCACGCGCGAAAGTCGAGATCACGAAGGTCCACTCGAATCACGCGAAGGCCGACGAACTGGAACGGCTCCCGATGGAACCCGACGAGGAGGAAACCGCCGAGGACGCAGAAGCGACGGACGAAGCCGAGGACGCGGAGGACGAGGACGAGCGACGGCCACACCTCGGCAGCCGTGAAGACTTCTGGGGCAGCTAA
- a CDS encoding Tfx family DNA-binding protein produces MTDSDRGDGSTVASVGAVADSEAADILADAGFDAEASVLTPRQAEVLALRERGLAQNEIAERLGTSRANVSSVESSARRNVEKARATVAVAEALQAPVRLQFEPGTDVYEIPDRVYAACDDAGVKVDAATPELISIVTEAAGGAFEGRRLVDPVTIAVTAEGEIRVRTA; encoded by the coding sequence ATGACTGACAGTGATCGAGGAGACGGATCGACCGTAGCGTCGGTCGGAGCAGTCGCCGATTCGGAAGCGGCCGACATTCTCGCAGACGCCGGCTTCGACGCCGAGGCGAGCGTCTTGACCCCACGACAGGCAGAGGTGCTGGCACTCCGGGAACGGGGCCTCGCTCAGAACGAGATCGCCGAGCGACTCGGAACCTCGCGGGCGAACGTCTCGAGCGTCGAATCGAGCGCTCGTCGAAACGTCGAGAAGGCACGGGCGACCGTCGCCGTCGCCGAAGCGCTCCAGGCACCGGTCCGGTTGCAGTTCGAGCCCGGTACCGACGTCTACGAGATCCCTGATCGGGTATACGCCGCCTGTGACGACGCTGGCGTCAAGGTCGACGCCGCGACACCGGAGCTCATTTCGATCGTCACCGAGGCGGCAGGCGGGGCGTTCGAAGGACGCAGACTCGTCGATCCGGTGACGATCGCAGTGACTGCCGAGGGCGAGATCCGGGTTCGGACCGCGTAG